The following are encoded in a window of Pseudomonadota bacterium genomic DNA:
- a CDS encoding DMT family transporter, with product MEGGSVLWGAGAAVSWGFADFVARFTGRSVGVAASFLAVSVLGVGALLLFMWLRGDTMLWHNPDAVSVLGLGLLVGAGATTALATVLLYEALTKGPVSLASPVVSSYPALAMPISLALGASPHWWHWLAMLLTLLGIWVVAMVVSSGGSWRGQYDGTVIRRTIFLSLGGALCFAVTLTTAGEAIEIYGPWQTMIAVRLVGAILFILWFLMRREAPRFYPRLWPILIVLGLLDTMGYLGVYLGLGYVNGEFAIVASSAYSVVAVILARVFLREPVNLAQWGGIALVVGGIALLSI from the coding sequence ATGGAAGGCGGTTCGGTATTATGGGGCGCCGGCGCCGCTGTTTCCTGGGGCTTTGCCGATTTTGTCGCGCGCTTCACCGGGCGCTCGGTCGGCGTGGCCGCCTCTTTTCTCGCTGTCTCAGTGCTCGGCGTGGGCGCCCTTCTGCTCTTCATGTGGCTGCGCGGCGATACCATGCTGTGGCACAACCCCGATGCGGTCAGCGTTCTCGGCCTGGGGCTGCTGGTCGGCGCCGGCGCGACCACGGCGCTGGCCACGGTGCTGCTGTATGAAGCGCTGACCAAGGGGCCGGTCTCCTTGGCTTCGCCCGTGGTCTCAAGCTATCCGGCGCTCGCCATGCCGATTTCGCTGGCGCTTGGCGCGAGTCCACATTGGTGGCATTGGCTCGCCATGTTGTTGACCCTGCTCGGCATCTGGGTTGTCGCGATGGTGGTGTCTTCGGGCGGAAGTTGGCGGGGACAATATGACGGCACGGTGATCCGCCGGACGATCTTTCTGTCTCTCGGTGGTGCGCTCTGTTTCGCCGTGACTTTAACCACCGCCGGCGAGGCCATCGAAATTTACGGGCCCTGGCAAACCATGATCGCGGTGCGCCTGGTCGGCGCCATTCTGTTCATTTTGTGGTTCTTGATGCGCCGCGAGGCGCCGCGGTTTTACCCGCGGTTGTGGCCGATCCTGATCGTGCTCGGCCTGCTCGACACCATGGGTTATCTCGGCGTCTATCTCGGCCTCGGCTACGTCAATGGCGAGTTCGCCATTGTCGCCAGCTCGGCCTATTCGGTGGTTGCCGTGATTCTCGCCCGCGTCTTCCTGCGCGAGCCGGTGAACCTCGCACAATGGGGCGGAATCGCCCTCGTGGTGGGCGGCATCGCTCTGTTGAGCATCTGA
- a CDS encoding aldehyde dehydrogenase, whose protein sequence is MVRAHLALRLLLLSASLILPLSAGMAEDGMAEEVGEDYGGLPPGTGREVTFDTCNACHSTMLVAQQRLTRDSWDETLEYMVEEHGMDALAPEDRREILDYLSTNLAADTPR, encoded by the coding sequence GTGGTGCGTGCTCACCTGGCGCTCCGGCTGCTGTTGCTCTCCGCGAGCCTCATCCTGCCGCTTTCCGCTGGAATGGCGGAAGATGGGATGGCGGAAGAGGTAGGTGAAGATTATGGCGGGCTGCCGCCCGGCACCGGGCGCGAGGTCACGTTCGACACCTGCAATGCCTGCCATTCAACAATGCTCGTGGCGCAACAGCGCCTGACGCGGGATAGCTGGGACGAGACCCTCGAATATATGGTCGAGGAACATGGCATGGATGCGTTGGCGCCGGAAGATCGCAGAGAAATTCTCGACTATCTCTCGACCAATCTTGCGGCGGATACGCCGCGTTAA
- a CDS encoding SDR family oxidoreductase, whose amino-acid sequence MDVLIVGATGKTGRLIIPLLLAAGHRPRAMIRAESQSETMLALGAEPVLGDLEGPLADVVRGHTAVIFAAGSGSKTGPEKTIDVDQIGAISLIDACVAENCRRFVMLSAMATGTLERAPKKLHHYLTSKAIADAHLSASSLDATIVRPGYLSDDAATGRVRIGENLGEVAEGGAISRADTAHILVACLGLTNTIGACFEVLAGDTPIEDALAAL is encoded by the coding sequence ATGGATGTTTTGATCGTTGGAGCCACCGGTAAAACCGGCAGGCTTATCATTCCCTTGTTGCTGGCGGCGGGGCATCGGCCGCGCGCCATGATCCGTGCTGAAAGCCAGAGTGAGACCATGTTGGCGCTTGGCGCAGAGCCCGTTCTCGGCGATCTCGAAGGGCCGCTGGCAGACGTCGTGCGCGGTCATACCGCGGTGATCTTTGCCGCCGGCTCAGGCTCAAAGACCGGGCCGGAGAAAACCATCGATGTCGATCAAATCGGCGCCATATCGCTGATCGATGCTTGTGTGGCGGAGAACTGCCGGCGCTTTGTGATGTTGAGCGCAATGGCCACCGGCACGCTCGAACGTGCGCCGAAAAAACTGCATCATTACCTCACTTCCAAAGCCATCGCCGATGCCCATCTAAGCGCCAGCAGCCTGGATGCGACGATCGTCCGCCCAGGCTATCTTTCCGACGATGCTGCCACCGGGCGCGTCCGCATCGGCGAGAATCTTGGCGAGGTCGCCGAAGGCGGCGCTATCAGCCGCGCCGACACCGCCCATATTCTCGTCGCCTGCCTCGGCCTTACCAACACCATTGGCGCCTGCTTCGAAGTGCTCGCCGGCGATACGCCGATCGAAGATGCGCTAGCGGCGCTCTAA
- a CDS encoding phytanoyl-CoA dioxygenase family protein: MMSSLPQPTTDSAQAKGDLDKHGYCILTGLLDAADIADMQSRVPQLAAEERARSLHDQAQGKTDNQYIYMMINKGQVFLDLVQHRAILDMVGHVLGPAYLLSASDAILCKPGGKEMPLHSDQWWLPEPTPRNQRPAHRAGEMQRFTHCADSGDADKPINPAAACSVMWMVSAFTQENGATRLVPGSHLLGEQPDPAVPYKVETIAGAASAGAALIFDSRMWHATGANRTDAPRIGIINVYCGPQFRPMENYTLGATDDIVATASPELLALLGFRVWDGYGKLDDPGVEYISRPNFAGPVPIKS; encoded by the coding sequence ATGATGTCTTCCCTGCCGCAACCGACAACCGACAGCGCCCAAGCCAAAGGCGATTTGGACAAGCACGGCTATTGCATTTTGACCGGCCTGTTGGACGCCGCTGACATTGCTGACATGCAGTCGCGCGTGCCGCAGCTTGCTGCGGAGGAACGGGCGCGCAGCCTCCACGACCAAGCGCAGGGCAAAACCGACAACCAGTATATTTACATGATGATCAATAAGGGCCAGGTGTTTCTCGATCTCGTGCAGCACCGCGCAATATTGGACATGGTCGGCCATGTGTTGGGGCCGGCATATCTGCTGTCGGCAAGCGATGCGATCCTGTGCAAGCCGGGCGGCAAGGAGATGCCGCTGCATAGCGATCAATGGTGGCTTCCCGAGCCGACGCCGCGCAACCAGCGCCCGGCGCACCGCGCCGGAGAAATGCAGCGCTTTACCCACTGCGCCGATAGCGGCGATGCCGACAAGCCGATCAACCCGGCCGCCGCCTGCAGCGTCATGTGGATGGTGAGCGCCTTCACTCAAGAAAACGGCGCAACGCGTCTGGTTCCCGGCAGCCATCTGTTGGGCGAACAGCCCGACCCAGCGGTGCCCTACAAGGTGGAAACCATAGCCGGTGCCGCCAGTGCCGGAGCGGCGCTTATATTTGACAGCCGGATGTGGCATGCGACCGGCGCCAACCGCACGGATGCGCCGCGCATCGGCATCATCAATGTCTATTGCGGCCCACAATTCCGGCCGATGGAAAATTACACACTCGGCGCGACGGACGATATTGTCGCCACCGCGTCGCCTGAACTTCTGGCACTGCTGGGCTTTCGTGTTTGGGATGGCTACGGAAAACTCGATGACCCGGGGGTCGAATATATCTCGCGGCCCAACTTTGCCGGCCCGGTGCCAATAAAATCATGA
- a CDS encoding sulfite oxidase has protein sequence MNKSERGLFELYRDDPERGDALAFGRRGFLKGAGLAAMGAALGTTIPFARNMPGGLVPAAFAAEDAPFIIDGKDGLRLLNDRPLNAETPAHLLDDAITPNARHFVRNNGLVPDAARAGDSSNWTLAIDGEVDNPLTLSLADLKQNFAPQTLALQIECGGNGRASFDPPARGNQWSTGAVGCARWTGVRVADVLRAAGIRENAVYTGYYGNDLHLSGDASKEVISRGAPVWKMMNPHTLLAWDMNGEALPYWHGFPVRIVAPGWPASVSGKWVRRIWVRDQVHDGAKMTGKAYRTPGYPVAPGEKIPDEDWRIIEAMPVKSLITYPQSGASLGADNRVMEVRGHAWAGDDAVERVEVSYDFGATWQRAELDAPVNRYAWQNWRTRIRFPSKGYYEVWARATDTGGRMQPFAVAWNAKGYLNNSMHRVALRVPS, from the coding sequence ATGAACAAATCTGAACGCGGCTTGTTTGAACTCTATCGAGACGATCCCGAGCGCGGCGATGCGCTGGCATTTGGTCGGCGCGGTTTTCTCAAAGGTGCGGGGCTCGCCGCGATGGGCGCGGCCTTGGGCACCACGATTCCCTTTGCGCGGAACATGCCGGGCGGGCTTGTACCGGCGGCGTTCGCCGCGGAGGACGCGCCGTTCATCATCGACGGCAAGGACGGCCTGCGTCTTCTTAATGACCGGCCGCTGAATGCGGAAACGCCGGCGCATCTCTTGGATGACGCGATCACCCCCAATGCCCGGCATTTCGTGCGCAACAACGGCTTGGTGCCGGATGCCGCCCGGGCAGGAGATTCCTCAAACTGGACGCTGGCCATCGATGGCGAGGTCGACAATCCCCTGACCCTATCGCTCGCCGATTTGAAACAAAACTTCGCGCCGCAGACCTTGGCCTTGCAGATAGAGTGTGGCGGCAATGGCCGTGCCAGCTTTGATCCGCCGGCCAGAGGCAATCAATGGAGCACCGGCGCGGTCGGCTGCGCGCGCTGGACCGGCGTGCGCGTGGCCGATGTCCTGCGCGCCGCCGGAATTCGCGAAAATGCGGTCTATACGGGCTATTACGGCAATGATCTGCACCTTTCCGGCGATGCGTCGAAGGAAGTCATCTCGCGCGGCGCGCCAGTGTGGAAGATGATGAATCCGCACACCCTGCTGGCTTGGGACATGAACGGCGAGGCGCTGCCCTATTGGCATGGCTTTCCTGTGCGCATTGTCGCGCCCGGTTGGCCGGCTTCGGTTTCAGGCAAATGGGTGCGCCGCATTTGGGTGCGCGATCAGGTGCATGACGGCGCCAAGATGACCGGCAAAGCCTATCGCACGCCGGGTTATCCGGTGGCGCCGGGCGAGAAAATTCCCGACGAAGATTGGCGCATTATCGAGGCCATGCCGGTCAAATCGCTGATCACCTATCCGCAATCCGGCGCCTCACTGGGCGCCGATAACCGGGTGATGGAGGTGCGCGGCCATGCCTGGGCCGGTGACGATGCGGTGGAGCGGGTGGAAGTCAGTTATGATTTCGGCGCCACCTGGCAACGGGCCGAGCTCGATGCGCCGGTCAATCGCTATGCTTGGCAGAACTGGCGGACCCGAATCCGCTTTCCGTCCAAGGGCTATTACGAGGTGTGGGCGCGCGCCACAGATACCGGCGGGCGCATGCAGCCCTTCGCGGTTGCCTGGAACGCCAAGGGATATCTCAATAATTCCATGCATCGCGTGGCGTTGCGCGTGCCGTCGTAG
- a CDS encoding pyridoxamine 5'-phosphate oxidase family protein, producing MSSKTTATKENALSKQEIDERLGATALARMATYRPDGMIHLTPIWYHWNGEVFRLTMGAGRIHLKNIAADKRVSILIDEDPRLEQGVAAGAWAIMCRGNGVLSQDKGLIREVTLAVLGKALGKEDADAYVEPVMAEGRTIITITPQDWLTWDYNKGDD from the coding sequence ATGAGTTCGAAGACCACCGCGACCAAAGAAAATGCGCTAAGCAAACAGGAGATCGACGAGCGGCTCGGTGCCACCGCGCTCGCCCGCATGGCGACCTATCGCCCGGACGGCATGATTCACCTGACGCCGATTTGGTATCATTGGAACGGTGAAGTCTTTCGCCTCACCATGGGAGCGGGCCGGATTCATCTGAAAAACATCGCCGCCGATAAGCGCGTATCGATATTGATCGATGAAGATCCCCGTCTTGAGCAAGGCGTCGCCGCTGGTGCCTGGGCCATCATGTGCCGCGGCAATGGCGTACTGTCCCAGGATAAGGGACTCATCCGTGAAGTGACACTGGCGGTGCTCGGCAAGGCGCTCGGCAAGGAAGACGCGGACGCTTATGTCGAACCGGTGATGGCCGAAGGCCGCACCATCATCACCATCACGCCGCAGGATTGGCTCACTTGGGATTACAACAAGGGCGATGACTAA
- a CDS encoding tetratricopeptide repeat protein codes for MRQLDVRIAALAANFLIALVPFAPTNAAGDGGTGGDAQVTGSYVGGDPTLAPGQRALDAGDWQDAAEKFERAIESGSPSANAYNLLAYSHRRLGQLDLAFSNYAQALELDPRHRGAHEYIGEAYLLIGDPDQAAIHLNSLKEICRNCSEAMKLRKALARHKRTTQTSMLAANGEAW; via the coding sequence ATGAGGCAACTCGACGTTAGAATCGCGGCGCTCGCGGCCAATTTCTTGATCGCTCTAGTTCCCTTCGCTCCGACCAACGCGGCCGGCGACGGCGGGACCGGCGGCGACGCCCAGGTAACAGGCAGTTATGTCGGCGGCGATCCAACCCTTGCGCCCGGCCAGCGCGCGTTGGACGCAGGCGATTGGCAGGATGCTGCGGAAAAATTTGAGCGCGCAATCGAATCAGGTTCACCGAGCGCCAACGCCTATAATCTGCTCGCCTATTCCCACCGCCGGCTCGGCCAACTCGATCTCGCCTTCAGCAACTATGCCCAGGCGCTGGAATTGGACCCGCGCCACCGCGGCGCGCATGAATATATTGGCGAGGCTTATCTACTGATCGGCGATCCGGACCAGGCCGCGATCCACTTGAATTCGCTCAAGGAAATTTGCCGCAATTGCAGCGAAGCGATGAAACTCCGCAAAGCCCTGGCGCGCCACAAACGAACCACCCAAACCTCGATGCTGGCCGCCAACGGAGAAGCCTGGTAG
- a CDS encoding MCP four helix bundle domain-containing protein, with amino-acid sequence MKISGFSFKRNIGGRLALGFAAVSIVLALAVGVTLIKINHIDSSVALISEQRVPTAIASATMVDNVHASLAGLRGWMLTGNELFKVERAAVWRDIAHRRSDLDELSQHWTNPEEVAEWNTFKTVLDKFEIAQAKVESIANTPEEHPATQMLVTEAAPHASVMLGAITAMIDAEAEVEMDFST; translated from the coding sequence ATGAAGATTTCTGGGTTTAGTTTCAAACGCAACATCGGCGGGCGTTTGGCGTTAGGATTCGCAGCCGTATCAATTGTTCTCGCGCTGGCAGTCGGTGTCACCCTGATCAAGATTAACCATATCGACAGCAGTGTGGCGCTTATCTCCGAACAGCGTGTACCGACAGCAATCGCCAGTGCCACCATGGTGGATAATGTTCATGCCTCGCTTGCCGGCCTGCGTGGCTGGATGTTGACGGGCAACGAACTCTTCAAGGTTGAGCGCGCCGCTGTGTGGCGCGATATCGCCCATCGCCGCAGCGATTTGGATGAACTTTCCCAACACTGGACAAATCCGGAAGAGGTCGCGGAATGGAACACGTTCAAAACGGTGTTAGACAAATTCGAGATCGCGCAAGCCAAGGTCGAGAGCATTGCCAACACGCCAGAGGAACATCCAGCCACTCAAATGCTGGTGACCGAGGCTGCGCCCCACGCCAGCGTCATGCTCGGCGCCATAACCGCGATGATCGATGCCGAAGCCGAAGTGGAAATGGACTTTTCCACATGA
- a CDS encoding methyl-accepting chemotaxis protein — protein sequence MNDRRALLTIMADVRGTLAQGVANIRAYLLTGEESYKEKFDTLWAKNELRFNDLNQASGLLSATQAKQFDIFKSERAEFSPLPGMMFEIRGSAQWNTANYILVTEAAPSANILLTTLLGPEDANGERAGGMVENQEALLELDAAAASAAVHQLTIIEWALLAIGMFIAVAVAFATSRAIAKPIAAMTSVMKDLSNGDNTVEVPARERADEIGQMAAAVQVFKENGIEKERLSTEQKVEAEEREARSQRVDDLCRTFDSNISGVVDAVSAASTQSETTAQSMSVTAEQTSQQSAAVASASEETTANVQAVATATEELDASIAEIARQMGESTRNAQNAVAEAEKTNETVKSLSEAGKKIGQVVDLINDIASQTNLLALNATIEAARAGEAGKGFAVVASEVKSLANQTANATEEIGAQIATLQGATEDAVTAIGGIGVMIGSISETSTMVAAAFEKQRAATGEISRNVQQAAVGTQEVASNITSVHAAAQETGSAAVQMKSAASELSEQSALLRKEVGGFLSEIRAA from the coding sequence ATGAATGATCGCCGCGCCCTGCTCACCATCATGGCCGATGTGCGTGGCACGCTGGCTCAAGGCGTTGCCAACATCCGCGCCTATCTGTTGACCGGCGAAGAGAGTTACAAAGAAAAATTCGACACCCTGTGGGCCAAGAACGAGCTGCGTTTCAACGATCTTAACCAGGCCTCCGGGCTGCTCTCGGCCACGCAGGCCAAGCAATTCGATATCTTCAAATCTGAGCGCGCGGAGTTCTCTCCCTTGCCCGGAATGATGTTCGAGATTCGCGGGTCAGCTCAGTGGAACACAGCCAATTACATTCTGGTCACCGAGGCCGCGCCAAGCGCGAACATACTGCTGACCACGCTTCTTGGGCCGGAAGACGCCAATGGAGAGCGCGCCGGCGGCATGGTGGAGAATCAGGAAGCGCTTCTCGAATTGGATGCCGCTGCGGCCAGCGCCGCGGTCCACCAACTGACGATTATCGAATGGGCATTGCTGGCTATCGGAATGTTCATCGCGGTTGCCGTTGCCTTCGCCACCAGCCGCGCCATCGCCAAGCCGATTGCCGCTATGACGTCGGTTATGAAGGACCTGTCGAATGGCGATAACACCGTCGAGGTGCCGGCGCGGGAGCGCGCCGATGAAATCGGCCAGATGGCCGCTGCGGTGCAGGTGTTCAAAGAAAATGGCATCGAGAAAGAACGCCTCTCCACCGAGCAGAAAGTTGAAGCAGAGGAACGCGAGGCGCGCTCCCAGCGCGTAGACGATCTCTGCCGCACATTCGACAGCAATATTTCCGGGGTCGTCGATGCGGTGAGTGCCGCCTCAACCCAATCGGAAACGACTGCCCAATCCATGTCAGTGACGGCGGAGCAGACCAGCCAGCAAAGCGCGGCCGTAGCTTCGGCGTCGGAAGAGACAACGGCTAATGTTCAGGCGGTCGCGACCGCCACTGAGGAATTGGACGCTTCGATCGCCGAGATCGCGCGCCAAATGGGCGAGTCTACCCGCAACGCGCAAAATGCGGTTGCCGAAGCCGAAAAGACCAATGAGACGGTCAAGAGCTTGTCCGAAGCTGGGAAGAAGATCGGCCAAGTTGTGGACCTGATCAACGATATCGCCAGTCAGACAAACTTGCTGGCCCTCAACGCTACCATTGAAGCGGCGCGCGCGGGCGAGGCGGGTAAGGGTTTTGCAGTGGTCGCGTCCGAAGTGAAAAGCCTGGCCAACCAGACCGCCAATGCGACAGAGGAGATCGGCGCGCAGATTGCCACACTACAAGGCGCGACCGAGGACGCGGTGACTGCTATCGGCGGCATCGGTGTCATGATTGGCAGCATCAGCGAAACCTCGACGATGGTGGCCGCGGCTTTCGAAAAGCAGCGCGCCGCGACCGGCGAAATTTCGCGCAACGTCCAACAGGCCGCCGTCGGCACTCAAGAAGTCGCGTCGAACATAACCAGCGTACATGCTGCAGCGCAGGAAACCGGTTCCGCCGCCGTGCAGATGAAGAGCGCGGCCAGTGAATTGTCGGAACAGTCCGCTCTGCTGCGCAAAGAGGTCGGAGGTTTTCTTAGCGAAATTCGCGCCGCCTGA
- a CDS encoding aromatic ring-hydroxylating dioxygenase subunit alpha — MPAHGFQVDEKILAEVAQTRASLLESKHLPGWFYTSPELFQHEIDTIFMKDWLCVGRLEEFPNAGDYAALRIAGEPLLICRGNSGEMNAFRNICRHRGVEVATGEGNLAKFTCPYHAWVYDLEGKLMGAPHVKELKAFDVAECRLPRVQIDNWGGYIFINFDADCQSLGDYLDEDGIRDFAAFLQPENTRVSHKFVVDVPCNWKFVPENLMDMYHVGVIHKESFGGHFPVANFRFNLQKSGYNATYESYTMAPKGVTLFGTMPWLRGKVEELFACTTWIRPTMNLFGRHDLIQPWVAHPIDEKTTRVTIYTQLPAEYFDTPGFAEKNKIYGDFIKLVATEDLGMLESLQNGVGSRGYVPGPTVKLERAIHHLLNYYLDRLLQQDDGARARRHEDSREALKQAEAAHGAARDGGYTKSFQAAE, encoded by the coding sequence ATGCCGGCACACGGTTTTCAGGTCGACGAGAAAATTCTGGCGGAGGTCGCGCAAACCCGCGCCAGCCTGCTGGAATCAAAGCATTTGCCAGGCTGGTTCTACACCTCGCCCGAGCTGTTTCAGCACGAAATCGATACCATCTTCATGAAGGATTGGCTGTGCGTTGGGCGTCTCGAGGAATTTCCCAATGCCGGCGATTACGCCGCACTCCGCATCGCCGGCGAGCCCCTGCTGATATGCCGTGGCAATTCAGGCGAGATGAACGCGTTTCGCAACATTTGCCGCCACCGTGGCGTCGAAGTGGCGACCGGTGAGGGAAATCTCGCCAAATTCACCTGCCCCTATCACGCCTGGGTCTATGATCTCGAAGGCAAATTGATGGGCGCGCCGCATGTCAAGGAATTGAAGGCCTTCGACGTTGCAGAGTGCCGCCTGCCGCGCGTGCAGATCGACAATTGGGGCGGCTATATTTTCATCAATTTCGATGCCGATTGTCAGAGCCTTGGAGATTATCTGGACGAAGACGGGATCCGCGATTTTGCCGCTTTTCTGCAGCCGGAAAACACCCGGGTGTCGCATAAATTCGTGGTCGATGTGCCGTGCAATTGGAAGTTCGTGCCGGAAAATCTGATGGACATGTATCACGTCGGCGTCATCCACAAAGAATCCTTCGGCGGCCATTTCCCGGTCGCCAATTTCCGCTTTAACTTGCAGAAGAGCGGCTACAACGCGACCTATGAAAGCTACACCATGGCGCCGAAGGGCGTGACCTTGTTTGGCACCATGCCGTGGCTACGCGGCAAGGTGGAGGAGCTGTTCGCCTGCACGACATGGATCCGCCCGACGATGAATTTGTTCGGCCGCCATGACCTCATCCAGCCCTGGGTAGCCCATCCGATCGATGAGAAAACCACGCGCGTGACGATATACACCCAGCTGCCGGCGGAATATTTCGACACGCCGGGATTTGCAGAAAAGAACAAGATTTACGGCGACTTTATCAAACTCGTCGCCACCGAGGATTTGGGGATGCTGGAATCCTTGCAAAACGGCGTCGGATCGCGCGGTTATGTTCCCGGCCCGACGGTGAAGTTGGAGCGCGCCATTCACCATCTGCTGAACTATTATCTCGACCGTTTGCTGCAACAAGACGATGGCGCGCGGGCGCGCCGCCACGAAGACAGCCGCGAAGCGCTGAAACAAGCCGAGGCCGCACATGGCGCAGCGCGCGACGGCGGCTATACCAAATCCTTTCAGGCCGCTGAATAA
- a CDS encoding LysE family translocator produces the protein MDLEIWLAFVLASLVLLAIPGPTVMLVVSYALGRGRSSAWATVPGVALGDLSAMTASLLGAGALLAASATLFTVLKLVGAAYLIWLGIQLWRAKPSLDGLEGGKFATAGYGQMFWNSYVVTALNPKSILFFVTFVPQFIDPQRPLVMQLVIFEATFVSLAAFTLVLWALLAGEMHARFKRAATMRLINRLGGSFLIAAGVLAATLHRA, from the coding sequence ATGGATTTGGAAATCTGGCTCGCATTTGTGTTGGCGAGCCTGGTCTTGTTGGCCATTCCAGGGCCAACGGTGATGCTTGTGGTCAGCTATGCCTTGGGGCGCGGGCGGTCTAGCGCCTGGGCCACGGTTCCGGGCGTCGCGTTGGGTGATCTTAGCGCCATGACCGCGTCGCTGTTGGGTGCCGGCGCACTTCTCGCCGCATCCGCCACTTTGTTTACGGTGTTGAAGCTGGTGGGCGCGGCCTATCTGATTTGGCTCGGCATCCAACTGTGGCGCGCCAAACCGTCGCTTGATGGGTTGGAGGGCGGCAAATTTGCCACCGCCGGTTACGGACAGATGTTCTGGAACAGCTATGTGGTGACCGCCCTCAATCCCAAAAGCATTCTATTTTTCGTCACCTTCGTACCGCAATTCATCGATCCTCAGCGCCCGCTCGTCATGCAACTCGTCATATTCGAGGCGACGTTCGTGTCCCTGGCGGCGTTCACGCTTGTCCTTTGGGCGCTGTTGGCCGGCGAAATGCACGCCCGTTTTAAGCGCGCCGCCACGATGCGCCTGATCAACCGCCTCGGCGGCAGTTTCCTGATCGCCGCCGGCGTGCTCGCCGCGACATTGCACCGGGCCTAG
- a CDS encoding leucyl aminopeptidase, translating to MTSESDVTALFRANFELCEIGPGQSVAVLSEGSLLPEYRAASLSAISSLGAEALDVNIPSEDAQDASYRIANLGENPLSRHPEALQRCKDADMVVDHMLLLFSHEQIAMQEAGTRILLIVEPVEILERLFPSTALRRRVEAAEEKFTAAKTLRFTNEAGSDVTYRLGDKPMLTEYGYTTQAGRWDHWPGGFIASLAAENGVDGRVVMAPGDIVFPLKCYVEEPIEYVIKGGWVKEINGGKQAAELRQFMDGYNDPRAYAVSHIGWGLNEKCEWNPDLPGIGMDGRAHYGNVLFSLGPDTEFGGDNDTPCHLDLPMQNCNLWLDKELIVEGGDVMPAAMRA from the coding sequence ATGACCAGTGAAAGCGATGTGACAGCTCTCTTCCGCGCCAATTTCGAGCTTTGTGAAATCGGCCCCGGGCAAAGCGTGGCCGTTCTTTCTGAAGGCAGTCTTCTGCCCGAATATCGGGCTGCCTCTTTAAGCGCCATCTCGTCGCTCGGCGCCGAGGCGCTCGACGTCAATATACCCTCCGAGGATGCCCAGGACGCCAGCTACCGCATCGCCAATCTCGGCGAAAATCCGCTGTCGCGCCACCCCGAAGCCCTGCAACGCTGCAAGGACGCCGACATGGTGGTCGACCATATGCTGCTGCTGTTCAGCCATGAACAAATCGCCATGCAGGAGGCCGGCACGCGCATTCTGCTAATCGTCGAGCCGGTCGAGATATTGGAACGCCTGTTTCCGAGCACCGCGTTGCGCCGCCGCGTCGAGGCGGCCGAGGAAAAATTCACCGCCGCCAAGACGCTGCGCTTCACCAATGAGGCGGGCAGCGACGTGACCTATCGCCTCGGTGACAAACCGATGCTCACCGAATATGGCTATACCACCCAGGCTGGTCGTTGGGACCATTGGCCGGGCGGCTTCATCGCCTCGCTCGCCGCCGAGAACGGCGTTGACGGGCGGGTCGTGATGGCGCCGGGGGACATCGTCTTCCCGCTCAAATGCTATGTTGAGGAGCCGATTGAATACGTCATCAAAGGCGGCTGGGTGAAGGAGATCAACGGCGGTAAGCAGGCGGCGGAGCTACGCCAATTCATGGACGGCTATAACGACCCGCGCGCCTATGCGGTCTCCCACATCGGCTGGGGCCTCAACGAGAAATGCGAGTGGAACCCCGATCTGCCGGGCATTGGCATGGATGGGCGCGCGCATTACGGCAATGTGCTATTTTCGCTCGGCCCCGATACCGAGTTCGGCGGCGACAACGACACGCCGTGCCACCTCGATCTGCCGATGCAGAACTGCAACCTGTGGCTCGACAAGGAACTGATCGTCGAAGGCGGCGACGTCATGCCGGCGGCGATGCGGGCCTAA